Proteins co-encoded in one Pogoniulus pusillus isolate bPogPus1 chromosome 15, bPogPus1.pri, whole genome shotgun sequence genomic window:
- the RAB19 gene encoding ras-related protein Rab-19, with protein sequence MPFPGSGADDAFDYLFKIILIGDSNVGKTCVVHRFKTGQYSEKQQNTIGVDFTVRSMDIDGKKVKIQVWDTAGQERFRTITQSYYRSAHGAILAYDLTRRSTFESIPHWINEIEKYGAANLVMMLIGNKSDSLDKRQVLFEDACILAEKYGLLAVLETSAKEAQNIEEVFTLMAKELIARNTLQLYGENPPNSIYLDSRPVIAGPSVEKTPCLC encoded by the exons ATGCCTTTTCCTGGCTCTGGCGCCGACGATGCTTTCGACTACCTCTTTAAGATCATCCTGATAGGGGACTCGAACGTGGGAAAGACCTGCGTAGTGCACCGCTTCAAGACGGGGCAGTACAGCGAAAAGCAGCAGAACACCATCGGCGTCGACTTCACCGTGCGCTCAATGGATATCGACGGCAAGAAAGTGAAG ATCCAGGTGTGGGACACAGCTGGTCAAGAACGCTTCCGGACAATAACCCAGTCTTATTACAGGAGTGCTCATGGGGCTATCCTTGCCTATGATCTTACTAGGAGGTCCACCTTTGAATCCATTCCTCACTGGATTAATGAAATTGAAAAGTATGGTGCTGCAAACTTGGTCATGATGTTAATAG GGAACAAATCAGATTCACTGGATAAGCGCCAAGTCCTGTTTGAAGATGCCTGCATACTGGCAGAGAAGTATGGGCTCTTGGCTGTACTGGAGACATCAGCGAAAGAAGCTCAAAACATAGAAGAGGTGTTCACATTAATGGCTAAGGAGCTAATAGCCCGAAACACCTTACAGCTTTATGGAGAGAACCCTCCAAACAGCATTTACCTTGACTCCAGGCCAGTTATTGCCGGTCCAAGTGTGGAGAAGACCCCATGCCTCTGCTGA